One Xenopus tropicalis strain Nigerian chromosome 8, UCB_Xtro_10.0, whole genome shotgun sequence genomic window carries:
- the inafm2 gene encoding putative transmembrane protein INAFM2, whose product MKDKDFIGHMERGKPATYTGDKKAKMAAKTNQKWVRLATVFAYVLSVSLAAIILAIYYSLIWKPVRSGGDVGNGQEVSTFSSNSTTVVFDETPLVINASEDSVKQSSVRDEIIAGDVLAEHLEPFGTTAPTLNHQHVTGYRLLDEGTFSSPNEPLGINSHFIGNDDIATQPSPSLNTHVEIEAINPDAIHIKAESSTVSAETFPDTHSTPAGADISEIPTDPFIQLDQDPAGYASGQDITESLHYSVSPTHMSKESSGSEGLESLMHQASEATKSHSPQGSPDTTSAYSGHTTAAGGL is encoded by the coding sequence ATGAAGGACAAAGACTTCATTGGCCATATGGAGAGGGGGAAGCCTGCTACTTATACAGGGGACAAGAAGGCAAAAATGGCAGCCAAAACCAACCAGAAATGGGTAAGACTGGCCACTGTTTTTGCTTACGTGCTGTCAGTATCCTTGGCTGCTATAATCCTAGCCATTTATTACAGCCTCATATGGAAACCAGTACGATCCGGCGGAGATGTGGGAAATGGCCAGGAGGTATCAACTTTTTCCAGTAATAGCACAACTGTTGTATTTGATGAAACACCTCTCGTCATCAATGCAAGTGAGGATTCAGTGAAACAGTCATCAGTGCGAGATGAGATCATTGCTGGTGATGTGCTAGCGGAACACTTGGAACCCTTTGGGACCACAGCACCAACATTAAATCATCAACATGTCACAGGGTACAGGCTGCTCGATGAAGGCACCTTTTCATCACCAAACGAACCTTTGGGTATAAATAGCCATTTTATTGGAAATGACGATATTGCAACTCAGCCATCCCCCAGCCTCAATACTCATGTGGAAATAGAGGCCATAAACCCAGACGCAATACACATTAAAGCAGAGAGCAGCACAGTGTCTGCAGAGACCTTTCCTGACACACATTCTACCCCTGCAGGAGCAGACATTTCAGAAATCCCTACAGATCCTTTTATTCAGCTCGACCAAGACCCAGCAGGGTATGCATCAGGGCAGGACATCACAGAAAGCTTGCATTACTCAGTATCTCCTACACATATGAGCAAGGAATCAAGTGGAAGCGAAGGTCTGGAGTCATTAATGCATCAGGCCAGTGAAGCTACAAAAAGCCATAGCCCCCAAGGCTCGCCAGATACTACGTCAGCCTATTCAGGACACACCACTGCCGCAGGAGGCTTATAG